A single Balaenoptera ricei isolate mBalRic1 chromosome 13, mBalRic1.hap2, whole genome shotgun sequence DNA region contains:
- the LOC132377062 gene encoding phosphatidylinositol 5-phosphate 4-kinase type-2 gamma-like, translating to MASSSVLPATVPAPTAASGTGFGFASKTKKEHFVQQKVKVFRAADPLRSVFLWGVAHSINELSQVPPPVMLLPDDFKASSKIKVNNHLFRRENLPSHFKFKEYCPQVFRNLRDRFGIDDQDYLVSLTRSPPSESEGSDGRFLISYDRTLVIKEVSSEDTADMHSNLSNYHQYIAKCHGNTLLPQFLGMYRVSVDNEDSYMLVMRNMFSHRLPVHRKYDLKGSLVSREASDKEKVKELPTLKDMDFLHQNQKVYIAAEEKKVFLEKLKRDVEFLVQLKIMDYSLLLAIHDVIRGSEPEEEGPVREEESEGGGDCALTGPPALVGS from the coding sequence ATGGCGTCCTCCTCGGTCCTGCCGGCCACTGTACCGGCGCCGACAGCGGCTTCAGGCACAGGTTTCGGCTTCGCTTCCAAAACCAAGAAGGAGCATTTCGTGCAGCAGAAGGTGAAGGTGTTCCGGGCGGCCGACCCGCTGAGGAGCGTTTTCCTGTGGGGCGTAGCCCACTCGATCAATGAGCTCAGCCAGGTGCCTCCCCCGGTGATGCTGCTGCCAGATGACTTTAAGGCCAGCTCCAAGATCAAGGTCAACAATCACCTTTTCCGCAGGGAAAATCTGCCCAGTCATTTCAAGTTCAAGGAGTATTGTCCCCAGGTCTTCAGGAACCTGCGTGATCGATTTGGTATTGATGACCAGGATTACTTGGTGTCCCTTACCCGAAGTCCCCCGAGTGAAAGTGAAGGCAGTGATGGTCGCTTCCTTATCTCCTATGATCGgactctggtcatcaaagaagTATCCAGTGAGGACACTGCTGACATGCATAGCAACCTCTCCAACTACCATCAGTACATTGCGAAGTGCCATGGCAACACACTGCTGCCCCAGTTCCTGGGGATGTACCGGGTTAGCGTGGACAACGAAGACAGCTACATGCTTGTGATGCGCAACATGTTTAGCCACCGTCTCCCTGTGCACAGGAAGTATGACCTCAAGGGCTCCCTGGTGTCCAGGGAAGCCAGCGATAAGGAGAAGGTTAAAGAATTGCCCACCCTTAAGGATATGGACTTTCTCCACCAGAACCAGAAAGTTTATATTGCTGCAGAGGAGAAGAAAGTCTTTCTAGAGAAGCTAAAGAGAGATGTGGAGTTCCTAGTGCAGCTGAAGATCATGGACTACAGCCTTCTGCTGGCCATCCACGACGTCATTCGCGGCTCTGAACCGGAGGAGGAGGGGCCTGTGCGGGAGGAGGAGTCAGAGGGGGGTGGGGACTGTGCCCTGACCGGACCTCCTGCTCTGGTGGGCTCCTAG